Proteins from a genomic interval of Stenotrophomonas maltophilia R551-3:
- a CDS encoding methyltransferase family protein codes for MRWLETRIPPPLVMLLCAAAGYLASRLWPGTVLSLSMPALLAGGVMAIGLVLNLLPKLAFQRARTTVNPLRPSASSALVTHGVYRYTRNPMYLGQATVLAGAMLYLQNLAALLAVPLFVLYITRLQIVPEERALSARFPEAYAGFRQRVRRWL; via the coding sequence ATGCGGTGGCTTGAGACCCGTATTCCACCACCGCTGGTGATGCTGCTGTGTGCCGCTGCCGGTTACCTGGCCAGCCGCCTGTGGCCGGGCACAGTGTTGTCATTGTCGATGCCGGCGCTGCTGGCGGGCGGGGTGATGGCCATCGGCCTGGTGCTGAACCTGCTGCCGAAGCTGGCTTTCCAGCGTGCGCGTACCACGGTTAACCCGCTGCGCCCGTCGGCGTCGAGCGCGCTGGTCACGCACGGGGTGTATCGCTACACGCGCAATCCGATGTATCTGGGCCAGGCGACCGTCCTGGCCGGAGCGATGCTGTACCTGCAGAATCTGGCCGCGTTGCTGGCTGTGCCACTGTTCGTGCTGTACATCACCCGCTTGCAGATCGTGCCGGAAGAGCGGGCACTGTCGGCCCGCTTTCCCGAGGCCTATGCAGGCTTCCGCCAACGCGTGCGGCGCTGGCTATAG